Proteins from a genomic interval of Trifolium pratense cultivar HEN17-A07 linkage group LG6, ARS_RC_1.1, whole genome shotgun sequence:
- the LOC123889945 gene encoding uncharacterized protein LOC123889945 isoform X1 has translation MSEDHTHNTLSHFSLKLFSLVSLNRNPQSTTTKYQPAAVGAPISPSPVSSLSCFSVSALNFLHFQLYQSVVFLRFLCDFSPYSPPQPLLSKIRTGKTTLARKNTNAYQVILKWSIQQPSNVPFPS, from the exons ATGTCTGAAGACCACACTCATAATACACTTTCACACTTCTCTCTAAAATTGTTTTCTCTCGTCTCTCTCAACCGCAACCCTCAATCAACGACCACTAAATATCAACCAGCGGCGGTGG GTGCTCCAATTTCTCCGTCTCCCGTCTCATCTCTCTCGTGCTTCTCAGTTTCTGCTCTCAACTTTCTCCATTTTCAACTTTATCAGTCTGTCGTTTTTCTGCgatttttgtgtgatttctctccTTACTCACCACCACAACCTTTACTCTCGAAGATTCGAACGGGGAAGACAACCTTAGCAAG GAAAAACACAAATGCATATCAAGTTATACTTAAATGGTCAATTCAG CAACCGTCGAACGTTCCTTTTCCGTCATGA
- the LOC123889945 gene encoding uncharacterized protein LOC123889945 isoform X2: MSEDHTHNTLSHFSLKLFSLVSLNRNPQSTTTKYQPAAVGAPISPSPVSSLSCFSVSALNFLHFQLYQSVVFLRFLCDFSPYSPPQPLLSKIRTGKTTLARKNTNAYQVILKWSIQFINY; encoded by the exons ATGTCTGAAGACCACACTCATAATACACTTTCACACTTCTCTCTAAAATTGTTTTCTCTCGTCTCTCTCAACCGCAACCCTCAATCAACGACCACTAAATATCAACCAGCGGCGGTGG GTGCTCCAATTTCTCCGTCTCCCGTCTCATCTCTCTCGTGCTTCTCAGTTTCTGCTCTCAACTTTCTCCATTTTCAACTTTATCAGTCTGTCGTTTTTCTGCgatttttgtgtgatttctctccTTACTCACCACCACAACCTTTACTCTCGAAGATTCGAACGGGGAAGACAACCTTAGCAAG GAAAAACACAAATGCATATCAAGTTATACTTAAATGGTCAATTCAG TTTATCAACTATTGA
- the LOC123892127 gene encoding hyoscyamine 6-dioxygenase-like, whose protein sequence is MVGDNGKIDLKNTLNIGESKIFECRESKSEFIIEIVGKYTQELRALGLRILDLISEGLGLGPNYFSGELSENPVVISHHYPPCPEPSLTLGASKHKDPNILTILFQERNITALHVLKDGAWIPVEPIPNAFVVNMGRGLCFRLIGAEHRVITNASPSRHTIAYFINPSKKPLYYRTC, encoded by the exons ATGGTAGGTGATAATGGCAAAATTGACCttaaaaatacattaaatataggTGAATCTAAGATTTTTGAAtgtagagaatccaaatccgaaTTTATAAT TGAAATTGTTGGAAAATATACACAAGAACTAAGAGCACTTGGGCTGAGAATTTTGGATCTAATTTCTGAAGGGTTGGGATTAGGCCCAAATTACTTTTCTGGAGAACTAAGTGAAAATCCAGTAGTGATATCTCACCACTACCCTCCTTGCCCAGAACCAAGTTTAACATTAGGAGCATCAAAACATAAAGATCCAAACATTCTAACCATACTTTTTCAAGAACGAAATATCACTGCACTCCATGTCTTGAAAGATGGGGCATGGATTCCTGTTGAGCCAATTCCTAATGCCTTTGTAGTTAACATGGGCCGGGGTTTATGCTTCAG GCTGATAGGTGCTGAACATCGAGTTATAACAAATGCAAGCCCTAGTCGGCACACTATTGCCTATTTCATTAATCCAAGTAAGAAGCCATTATATTATAGGACCTGCTAG
- the LOC123889989 gene encoding uncharacterized protein LOC123889989, whose translation MGRWMKPEVYPLLAAMTFVTSMCAFQLTRNLLQNPDVRISKRRRAMAVLDNKEEGEKYAEHGLRKFLRTRPPEVMPAINHFFSEHK comes from the exons ATGGGGCGTTGGATGAAACCAGAG GTTTACCCTCTATTGGCTGCAATGACCTTTGTGACAAGCATGTGTGCCTTTCAGCTGACTAGAAACTTGCTCCAAAACCCTGATGTTAG GATTAGCAAACGACGTCGTGCCATGGCAGTGTTGGATAACAAAGAAGAAGGAGAGAAATATGCTGAACATGGCTTGAGGAAATTTCTTCGTACTCGACCACCAGAGGTTATGCCAGCCATCAATCACTTTTTTAGTGAACATAAATGA